The Candidatus Zixiibacteriota bacterium genome window below encodes:
- a CDS encoding two-component regulator propeller domain-containing protein, protein MILRYIGVILGLALIVTLGCSGDDETIVGPADTTPPADILNLTASDPSGSTVTLVWTASGDDGVLARADHYEIKYSISPITEDNWSAATTVADPPYPSVVGYPDTCIVSGLSPVTTYYFAVKVADEADNWSGISNVVSATTLLAGSWSVYTESNSGLPSDMVRDIAATGYGRFFATNAGLAHLNGLTWTIFDTANSYIPGDDLTCLAVDGTGMLWIGTSSAGLSRFNGATFTNYSSDSTSLLSNSINSIAVSPDNEIWVGTTGGIFHQVDTGWVNYNTSNTSGGLNSNIIGSLAFDSAGYLWIGYNYGGASRFDGVNFEDFNAGDGFTSGGVISILPTAGRVWFGTEQGAFSYDGSDWSVLNTSNSELTSDVIFSIAVDLAGHRWFATNDGVFRYDGAAWTHYTTVNSLLPDNVVNMVKTDAYGTIWIGTEGGAAAFDD, encoded by the coding sequence ATGATATTACGTTACATCGGTGTAATTCTCGGTCTGGCGTTGATTGTGACGCTCGGTTGTTCCGGTGATGATGAGACTATCGTGGGACCGGCTGACACAACGCCGCCTGCGGATATTCTGAATCTGACTGCCAGTGATCCCAGCGGCAGCACGGTCACTCTTGTCTGGACAGCTTCGGGCGATGATGGTGTGTTGGCAAGGGCCGACCACTATGAAATAAAATACTCTATTTCGCCGATCACCGAAGACAACTGGAGCGCGGCCACGACGGTTGCCGATCCTCCATATCCGTCCGTGGTTGGCTATCCGGATACTTGTATTGTCAGCGGCTTGTCTCCCGTCACAACATACTACTTTGCCGTCAAAGTGGCTGATGAGGCGGACAACTGGTCGGGTATTTCGAACGTCGTCAGCGCCACAACCCTTCTCGCCGGTAGCTGGTCTGTCTACACAGAAAGCAACAGCGGGTTACCTTCGGACATGGTCAGGGATATCGCCGCCACCGGATACGGCCGCTTCTTCGCCACCAATGCCGGACTGGCTCATCTGAACGGCCTGACATGGACAATATTCGATACCGCCAACTCCTATATACCAGGTGATGACCTCACTTGCCTTGCGGTTGATGGAACGGGAATGTTGTGGATCGGCACCAGTTCCGCAGGACTGAGCCGGTTCAACGGCGCTACCTTCACGAATTATTCCAGCGACAGCACTTCGCTTCTCTCGAATTCCATCAACTCCATTGCGGTATCCCCCGATAACGAAATCTGGGTTGGAACGACCGGCGGTATCTTTCACCAGGTTGATACCGGCTGGGTAAATTACAACACGTCCAACACCAGTGGCGGCTTGAACTCCAACATCATAGGTTCTCTGGCTTTCGACTCCGCCGGGTATCTCTGGATTGGATACAACTATGGCGGCGCCAGTCGATTCGATGGTGTGAATTTCGAGGACTTTAACGCGGGAGACGGTTTCACGTCGGGAGGCGTGATATCGATTCTGCCAACCGCGGGCAGAGTCTGGTTCGGAACCGAGCAGGGAGCGTTCAGCTATGACGGCAGTGATTGGAGTGTACTGAATACATCGAATAGCGAACTGACAAGCGATGTTATTTTTTCGATAGCGGTCGATCTGGCCGGGCACCGCTGGTTTGCCACTAATGATGGCGTGTTTAGATACGATGGCGCCGCCTGGACACACTACACCACCGTCAACAGTCTCCTTCCGGATAACGTCGTCAATATGGTAAAGACCGATGCTTACGGAACAATCTGGATTGGAACCGAAGGCGGGGCGGCGGCGTTTGACGACTGA
- the glmM gene encoding phosphoglucosamine mutase — protein MKQKLVKSTSGVRGVIGAGLDPVMATAYGAAFGTLVKTGTVVIGRDSRPSGSMILPAVISGLVSVGIDVVDIGIVPTPTVEIAVKQLRAVGGICVTASHNPSEWNALKFFNDRGEFITPAQYKRLDRIYSTGAFAYKTYKDLGKVVVQNHWVGEHVKKTLKVRAVDKAAVINRKFKVVVDAVNGAGSEALPLLLTRLGAKVVEINCDGDGNFKRNPEPVPANLRLLSSAVKRHKADIGMACDPDADRLALVDEKGNPIGEELTLSIAVAAVLSKTKGPTVINLSTSKVTEEIANSLGSKVIYSKVGESNVVQMMHNRKGVIGGEGNGGVIYPAFHSGRDALIAAALVLSYLAKKKMSLGELVATFPRYYNIKTKGLLKANFSSKLKQFEKEVPRLLGKTRVDRRDGLRFDFESGWLQIRTSNTEPIYRVIIETSDRSLTESLLRKVRKYLK, from the coding sequence ATGAAACAGAAGTTGGTAAAATCTACCTCGGGTGTAAGAGGGGTAATCGGAGCCGGTCTTGACCCGGTTATGGCAACCGCCTACGGAGCCGCTTTCGGTACGCTTGTTAAGACAGGTACGGTGGTTATCGGCCGCGATAGCAGACCTTCGGGCTCAATGATCCTCCCGGCGGTAATCTCCGGGCTGGTATCGGTCGGTATTGATGTTGTCGATATCGGTATTGTCCCGACGCCGACCGTCGAGATAGCGGTGAAACAACTCAGGGCGGTTGGTGGAATCTGTGTCACAGCTTCGCACAACCCATCTGAATGGAATGCCCTGAAATTCTTCAACGATCGAGGCGAGTTCATAACCCCCGCGCAGTACAAGAGGCTGGACCGCATTTACTCGACCGGCGCCTTTGCATACAAGACGTACAAAGACCTCGGTAAGGTGGTTGTTCAGAATCACTGGGTTGGTGAGCACGTAAAGAAGACCCTCAAAGTGAGAGCGGTAGACAAGGCTGCCGTAATAAACCGCAAGTTCAAGGTGGTTGTCGATGCTGTCAACGGGGCAGGTTCGGAGGCTCTCCCATTGTTGCTGACGAGACTCGGGGCGAAAGTTGTAGAGATCAATTGCGATGGTGACGGTAATTTCAAACGCAACCCCGAACCGGTGCCGGCCAATTTGAGACTGTTGTCATCGGCAGTGAAGCGTCACAAGGCTGATATTGGTATGGCCTGCGATCCCGATGCCGACCGGCTCGCTTTGGTCGATGAGAAGGGCAACCCCATCGGAGAGGAACTCACGCTTTCAATCGCGGTGGCGGCAGTGCTGTCAAAGACCAAGGGTCCGACAGTAATAAATTTATCAACCTCGAAAGTTACCGAGGAGATTGCTAATTCGCTCGGTTCGAAAGTTATTTATTCCAAAGTCGGCGAGAGCAACGTGGTGCAGATGATGCACAATCGCAAAGGCGTGATTGGCGGCGAAGGTAACGGCGGCGTAATCTATCCCGCGTTCCACAGCGGCCGTGACGCGCTCATTGCCGCCGCGCTGGTGCTGTCGTACTTGGCAAAAAAGAAAATGAGCCTGGGGGAACTGGTTGCAACTTTCCCCAGGTACTATAATATAAAGACCAAGGGTTTGTTGAAGGCGAACTTTTCGTCGAAGCTTAAGCAGTTCGAAAAAGAAGTCCCCCGTCTACTGGGCAAAACCAGAGTGGACCGTCGCGACGGTCTCCGCTTCGATTTTGAAAGCGGGTGGCTGCAGATTCGTACCTCCAACACTGAGCCCATATACCGCGTAATCATTGAGACATCGGATAGATCCCTCACCGAAAGTCTCCTTCGAAAAGTGCGGAAATATTTAAAATAG
- the glmS gene encoding glutamine--fructose-6-phosphate transaminase (isomerizing) gives MCGIVGYVGPKKAMPVLIKGLKRLEYRGYDSSGIAMLTGSGLMVAKSAGKIKKLEETLNGNSMESTHGIAHTRWATHGEPTQLNAHPHTDEKQEIALVHNGIIENYRTLREFLVQKGYEIKTETDTEILVHLIRFNYKGCLTEAVRNALTQVDGTYGIAVISALHPGMIVVARMGSPLVLGLGNGENLVASDVSAMLEYTNRVVYLEDGEIATVTATDYNITTIQNVQITPQIEEVTWTLDQIEKGGYDHFMLKEIHEQPTTLRNAIRGRLNYDEGIPRLNGLNLQYDQLRKIEKVIITACGTSWHAGLIGKYLIEELARVSVDVEYASEFRYRSPIIGPNDILFAISQSGETTDTLAAMREAKKRGTTVLGIVNVVGSTMARETDGGVFIHAGPEIGVASTKAFTSQVMVLSLITTLLARMRQMSVQAGQEIIAAIQRIPDQVERCLQTSEQVKKIASEYYRNNNFLYLGRGINFPVALEGALKLKEISYIHAEGYPAAEMKHGPIALIDENMPVVVIALKDPVYDKVMSNIAEVKARNGNVIAIATEGDTEIADRVNHVIYIPETYRLLTPLLSIIPLQLLAYHIAVMRGCHVDQPRNLAKSVTVE, from the coding sequence ATGTGCGGAATAGTCGGATACGTAGGTCCCAAGAAAGCCATGCCGGTGCTCATAAAAGGGCTCAAACGCCTTGAATACAGAGGCTATGATTCTTCCGGGATCGCCATGCTGACCGGCTCAGGACTAATGGTTGCCAAGTCGGCGGGAAAGATAAAGAAACTCGAAGAGACACTTAACGGCAACAGCATGGAAAGCACCCACGGTATCGCCCATACCCGATGGGCCACCCACGGTGAGCCGACTCAGCTGAATGCCCACCCGCACACCGACGAAAAACAGGAGATCGCCCTTGTCCACAACGGTATCATAGAAAACTACCGCACCCTCAGAGAGTTTCTCGTTCAAAAGGGTTATGAGATCAAGACCGAAACCGACACGGAAATTCTCGTGCATCTGATCAGGTTCAACTACAAGGGTTGTCTGACCGAGGCTGTTCGCAACGCTCTGACGCAGGTCGACGGTACTTATGGTATCGCGGTCATCTCGGCGCTGCATCCCGGCATGATTGTCGTCGCCCGAATGGGTTCGCCGCTGGTTCTGGGGCTCGGTAACGGCGAGAACTTGGTGGCATCGGATGTCTCCGCCATGCTCGAATACACCAATCGCGTGGTTTATCTCGAGGATGGCGAGATCGCCACTGTTACCGCCACTGATTACAATATCACCACGATTCAGAACGTGCAGATAACTCCTCAAATCGAAGAGGTGACGTGGACACTCGACCAGATTGAAAAAGGCGGCTACGACCATTTCATGCTCAAGGAAATTCACGAGCAGCCCACGACTCTTCGCAACGCCATCAGGGGACGTTTGAATTACGATGAAGGCATTCCGCGCTTGAACGGTTTGAACCTTCAGTATGATCAACTTCGCAAAATCGAAAAAGTCATTATCACGGCCTGCGGAACCTCGTGGCACGCCGGGCTTATCGGCAAGTACCTGATCGAAGAACTGGCGCGAGTCTCCGTCGATGTCGAGTACGCCTCGGAATTTCGTTACCGTTCCCCGATTATCGGCCCGAACGACATTCTCTTCGCTATCAGTCAATCGGGTGAAACCACCGATACGCTGGCTGCCATGCGCGAGGCAAAAAAACGCGGCACGACCGTGCTCGGTATTGTCAACGTGGTCGGCTCGACCATGGCGCGCGAGACCGACGGTGGCGTGTTTATTCACGCCGGCCCTGAAATCGGTGTGGCATCGACCAAGGCGTTCACATCGCAGGTCATGGTGCTCAGCCTGATAACGACGCTGCTGGCAAGGATGCGCCAGATGTCTGTTCAGGCGGGGCAGGAGATCATCGCCGCCATTCAAAGAATTCCCGACCAGGTCGAACGCTGCCTGCAGACCTCGGAGCAGGTAAAAAAGATAGCCTCCGAGTACTATCGTAATAACAATTTTCTCTATCTCGGGCGCGGTATCAATTTCCCGGTTGCTCTCGAGGGAGCGCTCAAGCTCAAAGAAATTTCCTATATCCACGCTGAGGGTTACCCGGCGGCCGAGATGAAACACGGTCCGATCGCTCTAATCGATGAAAACATGCCGGTCGTGGTCATCGCGCTCAAAGATCCGGTGTACGATAAAGTCATGTCGAATATCGCCGAGGTTAAGGCCCGCAACGGTAATGTGATCGCGATTGCCACCGAAGGCGACACCGAGATTGCCGATCGTGTCAACCACGTTATCTATATCCCGGAAACCTATCGCCTGCTTACTCCGCTGCTGTCGATCATCCCGCTGCAGCTTCTGGCCTATCACATCGCCGTCATGCGGGGATGTCACGTCGATCAGCCGAGGAACCTGGCGAAATCGGTGACCGTAGAATAA
- a CDS encoding cation:proton antiporter has translation MSEHLLIGLASILILGILAQWLAWRLHLPAILLLLVFGIIAGPVVGLLRPDEVFGEALFPIVSISVAIILFEGGLSLKLSELRKTGGVVTRLVTIGILVTWLFGALAAHYVARLEWSLAILLGAILVVSGPTVIIPLLRQVRPRGRIGSVVKWEGIVNDPIGAVLAVLVFEVIVSGGAHGSTSVVFWGVIKALMFGTFVGLLSAGVIVLMLRKFLVPDFLQNPVSLMIVIMCYVAANGLQTESGLLAVTVMGVALTNQKFVSVHHILEFKENLRVLLISSLFIVLGARLEASQLALAGIGGWIFVIILIVIVRPIAVFASTVGTSLTTNERHFLSWMAPRGIVAAAVVSVFAIRLTETGHPQAAALVPLTFIVIIVTVAVYGLTASKVARRLKVSLKDPQGVLFAGAPPWARDMAKILKDNGFEVAMVDSNWDNITEARRMGLTGYHGSVLGEEMMYNLQLDGIGRLLAVTPNDEVNSLAALHFVDVFGSSEVYQLPPAKERKKDKREQLPEHLRGRFLFDEEANCRYMTNRFRDGAVIKRNSITKEFDFEAFKAKYGTSALPVFLINESGKLTVGTVQDPLSPKPGQTIISIVNPVD, from the coding sequence TTGAGTGAACATCTTCTAATCGGCCTGGCCAGCATACTCATACTGGGTATTCTGGCCCAGTGGCTTGCCTGGCGGCTGCATCTTCCCGCCATCCTGCTGTTGTTGGTTTTCGGTATTATCGCCGGTCCTGTCGTGGGGCTTTTGCGCCCCGATGAGGTCTTCGGCGAGGCGCTCTTCCCGATTGTGTCAATCTCGGTCGCTATCATTCTCTTCGAGGGAGGTCTGAGCCTCAAACTTTCCGAACTTCGCAAAACGGGTGGCGTCGTCACCCGGCTTGTGACGATCGGAATACTCGTCACATGGCTTTTTGGGGCGCTGGCGGCGCACTATGTCGCGCGTCTGGAGTGGTCGCTGGCGATTCTGCTGGGCGCCATCCTCGTTGTCTCGGGGCCGACTGTCATTATCCCGCTTCTCAGACAGGTGCGTCCGCGCGGAAGAATCGGCTCGGTAGTCAAGTGGGAAGGGATCGTTAATGATCCCATCGGAGCGGTTCTCGCGGTGCTTGTATTCGAAGTGATAGTCTCCGGCGGGGCGCACGGAAGCACCAGCGTGGTATTCTGGGGTGTTATCAAGGCGCTAATGTTTGGCACATTCGTTGGATTGTTATCTGCTGGTGTCATTGTCCTCATGCTACGGAAATTCCTGGTTCCGGACTTCCTGCAGAATCCCGTTTCGCTGATGATAGTGATCATGTGCTATGTGGCCGCGAACGGTCTTCAGACCGAATCCGGATTGCTCGCCGTGACAGTCATGGGCGTGGCGCTCACGAACCAGAAGTTCGTTTCGGTGCATCATATCCTGGAATTCAAAGAAAACCTCCGGGTGCTCCTCATATCGAGCCTGTTTATCGTGCTGGGAGCGCGTCTTGAAGCATCGCAACTGGCCCTGGCCGGAATAGGAGGATGGATCTTTGTTATAATCCTCATAGTCATAGTTCGGCCCATCGCTGTGTTTGCCTCCACCGTAGGGACATCGCTGACGACTAATGAACGTCATTTTCTCTCATGGATGGCCCCGCGCGGAATCGTCGCGGCCGCTGTCGTGTCTGTGTTCGCGATCCGTCTGACCGAAACCGGCCACCCTCAGGCGGCGGCGCTGGTGCCGCTGACGTTTATCGTTATTATCGTCACGGTCGCGGTCTACGGACTCACCGCATCGAAGGTCGCGCGTCGCCTCAAAGTGTCCCTGAAAGATCCGCAGGGAGTGTTGTTCGCCGGGGCGCCGCCCTGGGCGCGCGATATGGCCAAAATTCTCAAGGACAACGGATTCGAGGTCGCGATGGTTGACTCCAACTGGGATAACATCACCGAGGCCCGACGCATGGGTCTCACCGGCTATCACGGCAGCGTGCTCGGCGAGGAAATGATGTACAATCTGCAACTCGACGGTATCGGGCGACTGTTGGCGGTGACGCCCAACGATGAGGTCAATTCGCTGGCGGCGCTGCATTTTGTCGATGTTTTCGGAAGCTCCGAGGTGTATCAACTGCCGCCGGCGAAGGAGCGCAAAAAGGACAAACGCGAGCAACTGCCGGAGCATCTTCGCGGACGGTTCCTGTTCGACGAAGAGGCCAACTGCCGCTATATGACAAACCGGTTTCGTGACGGCGCCGTGATCAAAAGGAATTCTATCACCAAAGAGTTTGATTTCGAGGCGTTCAAGGCGAAGTATGGGACTTCGGCCCTGCCTGTTTTTTTGATCAACGAGTCCGGCAAGCTCACTGTCGGCACGGTACAGGATCCCCTGTCCCCCAAACCGGGGCAAACTATCATCAGCATTGTCAACCCCGTGGACTGA
- a CDS encoding RNA polymerase sigma factor: protein MKTDSQPQTSDHQLFWKLLEPEHARAEAFCRRLMGSREEGDDLYQDCLLTAMRKFHTLKELGAFRPWLYRIFVNRHKNRFAGGWRKRRLPLTSQAAQIDCGQDPAAAHCARRWVSRAMAALSADERALVSLYELESWTVGELSALYRRPTGTIKARLARARKKMRREIERYLERHEEIQTNGAAHAFSQSQQPSD, encoded by the coding sequence ATGAAAACAGATAGCCAACCTCAAACGAGCGACCATCAGCTTTTTTGGAAGCTGCTCGAACCGGAGCATGCCCGGGCCGAAGCTTTCTGCCGGCGGTTGATGGGGTCTCGCGAAGAGGGCGATGATCTGTATCAGGACTGTCTGCTGACAGCGATGCGGAAATTTCACACCCTCAAAGAGCTGGGTGCGTTCCGCCCGTGGCTGTACCGCATCTTCGTCAACCGGCACAAAAACCGGTTTGCCGGAGGCTGGCGCAAAAGGCGTCTCCCCCTCACATCGCAAGCCGCGCAGATCGACTGCGGCCAGGATCCGGCCGCTGCGCACTGCGCCCGTCGATGGGTGAGCCGCGCGATGGCCGCTCTTTCTGCCGATGAACGTGCGCTGGTCAGTCTTTATGAACTTGAAAGCTGGACAGTGGGCGAATTGTCCGCCCTGTACCGGCGTCCCACAGGGACGATAAAAGCCCGACTCGCCCGCGCGCGCAAAAAGATGCGCCGTGAAATCGAGCGCTATCTTGAAAGACACGAAGAAATTCAAACCAATGGAGCCGCCCATGCTTTTTCGCAAAGCCAACAACCGTCGGACTGA